The sequence GGGTTGGTGACCCGGGTGGTGTACGGCGCGTTGTCACGCGACGGCAGGACCACCGACGCGTCGTTGTCCCGGGCGTAGGCAGCACCATCGCGCATCTCGATGCCCGGGTACCAGCCCTTGGCGTCGGTGAACGCCTTCACCGGCGCCAGCCCCTTGAACTTCGTGCAGTACGCGCTGTACGGCTCGTCCGCCGCCTCCAGGCACTCGGTGAACGGGTACGTCCGCTGAAGCGTGAAGGCCGCGTTCGACGACTGCGGGCGGCTCGGAAGGTTGTCCGTCACCGACGGGTCCTTCACGGCCGCCTCACCGGTGCGCCGCAACGGGTCGAAGTGCGAGTCGACGATGAGCAGGCCGCCCTTGGCGCCGTAGCTGGGCAGCGCGGTCATCTGCCCGGTGACGTGGTTGACGTCGCCGAGCGCGGTGTCCCGGTACCAGACCAGCATGCCCGGAGCGTTGTAGGAGATCCGGTCGACCTTCCACGCCTCGTGCGAGTAGATGGTGTCGTAGGCGTACTTCAGGCCCTTGTCGAAGCCGTCGAAGTTGCGCCACTCCGCCAGGTAGTACTGGGCGTGCACCTCGGTGCCGCTGGAGACCTTCCAGCCGCCGCCGGTGGTGTCGACGAAGGTGCCGCCGGTGGCCGTCCAGCCGTTGGCGCCACCCTCGACGTCGTCACTCCAGGTGGTGGCGCCGCCGCCGGTGACCGAGAAGTCGTCGACGAACCAGTTGCGCTCCTCGAACGCCTCGTCGGTGGCCAGGCGCAGCCGCACCTGGACCGTCGTGCCGGCGTACGCCGACAGGTCGACGTAGTCGTGCCGCCAGCCGTCGGTGCTGCCGGTCAGGCCGTACTTCTTGCCGCCGAAGTCGTTCATCCGGCCGTTCGGGTCCGGGTAACCGTCCGGCGTGGTGACGACAGTGCCACCCTCGTCGTACACCTTCTGCTCGGTCCAGGTCGTACCGCCGTCGGTGGAGAGCTCGACGAAGCCGTAGTCCCAGTCCTCCTCGATGATGTAGTTGTTCCACATCCAGAACTTCGAGTCGGCGGCGGCCGGCACGTCGACCGAGCGGCTCAACTTGACGTCGGCCCACTCCTGGTCGTTGTTGCTGTGCCACATCTTGGTGCCGCTGTGCGGGGTCGCCAGCGTGGTCACCTTGTCCGGCAGGTCGACCTTGATGCCGTCCTCGGAGTCGATCGGGGTGCGCGACGTCTGGCCGAGCTTCACCTCGCGCGGGTTCGACCCGGGGCGGATGGTCAGCGGGTCGGCCCAACCGAGCACCCACTTGTCCCAGATGCCCATGTGCGTCGGCAGCGCCTGGAAGATCTCACCCGAGTGTGAACCCGAGGCCATCAGGTCCCAGAAGTCCACGTCGGAGTCGGCGTTGCCGGACGTGTCGTACAGGTCCGGCAGGCCCAGGTCGTGGCCGAACTCGTGGGCGAAGACACCGACGCCGGCGTCCTCCGGCTGCACGATGTAGTTCGACGCCTTCAGGTTGGTGCCCGGGATGGTGTAACCACCGGCGACCGTGGAGGAGTGCGCCCACACGGCGTACACACCCTCGGCGCCGCCACCACGGGACTTGCCCTGGCCGGCGTGCACCAGCACGAGGTGGTCGATCACG comes from Micromonospora vinacea and encodes:
- a CDS encoding immune inhibitor A domain-containing protein yields the protein MNHKPQSRARRRLLVALPVIALAATSLTVSGSAAAQPASGTPLAVIGADEHYINYAEPEVQPDTTGREVKGKGGIYTPAAESARAFDQKHARGNPVTARQLAKDEAKSLRTGQNPRKFKKAPTTQTAKLLTLLVEFNDKANDDFTGVMVPKTVFEDRTCVPGTVQNGPKHNKIPDPARLPHEDNNSMWVPDFSPQHYNKMLYSKKGITERVRTDLKGPDGKKGVDLSGRTMHNMYLEMSKNAYTVDGQASPWITVPHSEGWYAANRCFQDETGAWVPGREQSMNGHPDNPAGAGRLATDAIDALVAKDPNFPWADYDIEDQADRDGDGNVFEPDGVIDHLVLVHAGQGKSRGGGAEGVYAVWAHSSTVAGGYTIPGTNLKASNYIVQPEDAGVGVFAHEFGHDLGLPDLYDTSGNADSDVDFWDLMASGSHSGEIFQALPTHMGIWDKWVLGWADPLTIRPGSNPREVKLGQTSRTPIDSEDGIKVDLPDKVTTLATPHSGTKMWHSNNDQEWADVKLSRSVDVPAAADSKFWMWNNYIIEEDWDYGFVELSTDGGTTWTEQKVYDEGGTVVTTPDGYPDPNGRMNDFGGKKYGLTGSTDGWRHDYVDLSAYAGTTVQVRLRLATDEAFEERNWFVDDFSVTGGGATTWSDDVEGGANGWTATGGTFVDTTGGGWKVSSGTEVHAQYYLAEWRNFDGFDKGLKYAYDTIYSHEAWKVDRISYNAPGMLVWYRDTALGDVNHVTGQMTALPSYGAKGGLLIVDSHFDPLRRTGEAAVKDPSVTDNLPSRPQSSNAAFTLQRTYPFTECLEAADEPYSAYCTKFKGLAPVKAFTDAKGWYPGIEMRDGAAYARDNDASVVLPSRDNAPYTTRVTNPDGSPAPEFYGVTLGGGAIVLGTGNPGDQGVNYGVSLTIKKAAGDNSSAMIYVTPAKK